Proteins encoded together in one Catellatospora citrea window:
- a CDS encoding GNAT family N-acetyltransferase: MSTVIFRTARLSVRPFEPTDAAAAFSMWADPEVCRFTGDEPPGDIDVIIADIPRWQAVAGRGPGCGFWAVTTHDAVFVGDVYVRPAGGPAGEHEVGWHLARHCWGRGYATELAIGAMAHARRGGIERLVALIHPEHAASRRVAEKAGMTFEGLSDRYDPDDPPVAVFAAPPPASAGS, translated from the coding sequence GTGTCCACCGTCATCTTCCGCACCGCGCGGTTGTCGGTCCGGCCGTTCGAGCCCACCGACGCCGCCGCAGCCTTCTCGATGTGGGCGGACCCCGAGGTCTGCCGGTTCACCGGCGACGAGCCGCCGGGCGACATCGACGTCATCATCGCCGACATCCCGCGCTGGCAGGCGGTCGCCGGGCGCGGCCCGGGCTGCGGCTTCTGGGCTGTCACGACACACGACGCCGTGTTCGTCGGCGACGTCTACGTGCGACCGGCCGGCGGCCCGGCCGGGGAGCACGAGGTCGGCTGGCACCTCGCCCGGCACTGCTGGGGGCGTGGTTACGCGACCGAGCTCGCGATCGGGGCGATGGCCCATGCCCGGCGTGGCGGCATCGAGCGGCTGGTGGCGCTCATCCACCCCGAACATGCGGCCTCCCGCCGGGTCGCCGAGAAGGCCGGGATGACCTTCGAAGGGCTGTCGGACCGCTACGACCCGGACGATCCGCCGGTGGCGGTGTTCGCCGCACCGCCGCCCGCGTCTGCGGGATCGTGA